TGACGCCTTGGGATGGGCCGTCCATGGCGTGGACAACAATATGCGGGCCGAGTTTTTCGGACCGGGAGGAGACACCAGATGGAACCAGACGCGCCTCGAGACACAGTGCCGAAACTTCCGCCACCATGAACTCGATATCCGTGATCGCGCCGGCGTGCTTTCCTTCATTGATGAACTTCGACCAGACGCGATCGTGCATGCCGCGGCCCAACCGAGTCATGACCTCGCTGCCTCCCGGCCCTTCGACGATTTCGATGTCAACGCGGTCGGCACGCTCAATCTTCTTGAGGCAGTGCGGCGCTATGCGCCGTCCGCCGTCTTCGTATACATGTCGACCAACAAGGTTTACGGCGACGCGCCGAACGGTCTGCCGCTGGTGGAACTCTTGTCGCGTTGGGAGTACGCCGAAGCAGGGGATCGTGGTGGCATCCGCGAAGATATGCGGATCGATCAATCCAAACACTCTCTCTTTGGCGCGTCGAAGGTGGCGGCTGACGTGATGGTGCAAGAGTACGGACGATACTTCGGATTATCCAGCTGCTGCTTGCGGGGCGGTTGCCTGACCGGCCCGAACCATTCGGGAGTAGAGCTGCACGGTTTTCTCAGTTACCTGGTGAAGGTCAACCTGACCGGCAGCCTATACCGGATCTATGGGTATAAAGGCAAACAGGTCCGGGACAACATTCATTCGTACGATGTGACGCGGTTCATCCATCACTTCATAGAGAAGCCCCGGTGCGGCGAGGTGTACAACCTGGGTGGCGGGCGGAACAACTCTTGTTCGATCCTAGAGGCGTTCGAGATGGTCGAACAGATCACGGGGAAATCCATGACCTATGAATACATCGACAGGAACCGGGAAGGAGACCACATCTGCTACATCTCGGACCTATCCAAGATTCAAACGCACTACCCATCTTGGGCCCTCACGATGAAATTACCGACGATTCTGGAAGAAATCTGTTCCTCCTGGGAACAACGACTGGATACCGGCCTTTCTGTGCCCTTACTTTCCGAGAGATGACCGTATCCTGTCTGTATGGAACAGTTTGACTCTCTTTCTGGTTCAGGGGAGGCCATATGAACGCCCAGGACACGACGTACGTCAACAATGAGGCCGCATCGAGAAGTGGTGAGCAGATCGACTTCTCGTTCGGGAAAAATTGGCTGGCTTACGTCTCGGGACTCGAGGAACGACACATTGCTGCAGCCCAACGTTCGTTTGTCGAATCCACTGGACTGACAAGCCTCGCCGGGTACAGCTTTCTCGATGCCGGGTGCGGCAGCGGACTATCCAGTCTCGTGGCTTCCCGTCTCAACGCGGAGAAGGTCGTCTCGTTCGATATTGACCCCAATTCCGTGGCATGCACCGAACAACTGCGATCGCGATTCGCGCGGGATGCCGGCAGATGGGAAGTCCATACGCACTCCCTGCTCGACCGCGACCTGTCATTGAAGATCGCGCCGGCGAATATTGTCTGTTGTTGGGGAGTCGCACATCACACGGGAGGCATGTGGGAAGCCATTGATCATGTCGCAGGATGCGTCGCCGAAGGTGGCATGCTACTTCTGGCGATCTATAATCGCACGAAACATTCCGGCACATGGCTGACCATCAAGCGCATCTATAACTGGGCACCGGCACCTATTAAAAGATTGTTGCTCCTTGGGTTTCATGCCAAGACCTTTACCAGTCTGATGTTGCACGGCCAGAACCCGCTTCGATTTCTGGACCAATATGTCAAGAACCGCGGTATGAGCTATTTTCGTGATGTTGAAGATTGGCTGGGCGGCCTACCGTATGAGTATGCTTCGGTCGATGAAGTGACCGCGTTCCTGGCTCCAAAGGGCTTCAATCTGGTACGGGTCAACCACGCTGCCTCCCACGGCTGCAATGAATTTGTGTTTCAGAAACCAAGACCTCAGGAGCGGAGGTAAGCGGAGATGGGCAAGGTGCTGCTTATCTCGTGGGGGGTTCCTCCGGAGACAACAGGGTCGTCCATCATAGTCGGCAATTTGGCGAAGCAGTTTGCGCGAGATGAGATGGTTGTCGCGGGGGAGAAGCCTTCCGAACGGCCCTCGGTGTTCTGGAAGGAAGAATGGCCTGAAATCGTACATATCACTCAAGGGTGGCCGCCCACGAGACGAGGAGCCAGGTGGTGGCGGCGATTTCAGATCCCCTTCACGCTCTTCCGCTGCTTGTATCTCGCGAAGAAGCATCAATGTGCCAGTCTGCTCGTGGTGTACCCGAGCGAAGAGTTTCTCCTAGTAGGGTATCTCACGGCCAAACTAACCAAGGCCAGGCTCTATCCCTATCTACACAACACGTTTTTGGATCAATATGACCGAACCCGTTCTCGGTACCGCCTTGCGAAATGGTTGCAGTCACGAGTTTTTGAAGAAGCGGCTCATATCTTCGTGATGAGTGAAGGCATGGTCGAACTGTATCGTGAACGGTACCCGAAGGTGCGTTGCTCAGCTTTGCTTCATTCGTTTAATGAGGACATTCCTGAGTTTGTTCCGCCGCCTGAGCCGGCCACACCTGTTCGCTTCGTCATATCCGGCAACATCAATGCCTCTTGTGCCGACGCGGCGACGCGTGTCTCAGCCGCCATAGCACAGATCGACAGTCGGTTGACGCTTTTATCTGGTACTCCAAAAGGCTATCTCAAAGAACTCGGGATTCTCCGCGACGGAGTTCACTACGAAACCGTGTCACGGGACCTTCTCCTCAGCCGTTTGAGTGAGGCGGATATCGTGATGCTCGTTCACGGTTTCACAGGCACCATGTCGAAAGAGGAGTACAGCACGATTTTCCCCACGAAGACGATTGAGTACCTCATCTGCGGACGTCCGATACTGGCTCATACTCCTCCTAACAGCTATCTGACGCGGTTTCTGCGCAGGCATCAATGTGCGCTGGTTGTCGATACCGCCGACGAAGAGGCCATTCTCACTGCCGTTCGACGCCTGCGCGATGACGCTGACTTGCGCGCATCTCTGGTTCGGAACGCCCTGCAGACTGCGAAGCTGTTCCGTGCTCCGGTGGTGGCAGCTGGCCTCCGCACCATTCTTGAGAAAAACGACAGAGGGCTTTTCCAGTGACCGCCACGATACAGCCCGTAGTCTGGAGAAACGCCGGAATCGGCGTCCCCACGACCGGCCTTGAAAAGTGCCTGATCCTGCTAACCATTGTCGCCTTGCCGACCGAAAACCATTTCCTGTTCATTCCCGGGTTCAGCCTTCAATTTATTCTGTTCGGGGTCATTGCCGCCTATGTTGGGTTGAATCGATTCCCCGAACTCCTGAGGACGGTCGGGCACCCGGCATTGATAGCTGCCTACCTCTTCCTCATTGTCGGTTTCCTGCTGGAATGGACTCACGATTATGCGAGTTACCACGAATTAACCCGGGTCATTCAGATGGTCATCGGGGCGATCCTGCTGGCATCCCTCTGCAGAGATCTTCCGGCCCTCAGGATGGCCTGTTATGGGTATCTGGCGGCTGGATTGTGGTTGTCGATCCTTTTGTTTTTGACCTCCTATGGAACCCTCAACGCAGCGACCGCTTCCGATTTCCAGCAGGCCTCTCAACTCCGCGCTATGGCGTTCGAAGATAACCCGCTGCAAGCCAATTTAAATAACATGGCCTTCGGCGCAGCGCAGGCGGCAGTTGTCGCACTGTCCTGGGGATTGGTCACACGCAGCATAATTCCGAGGGGATTCTTCATCGCGGCGGGCGTGTTGTGCATGATTGGTGCGTTCTTACCTCTTTCCAGAAGCGGTGTCGTGATCGCCATCGCTTCCTGCGCGACGGTGATGTATGCCTTCGGCCTCCGGCATGGGAAGGGAATTCTCATCGCCATCCTCCTGTTGGGGGCAGTTCTGATGTGGGTCCCCCAGGCCGTCTGGTCTCGCATGTCCTTCACCTTTGAGCAACACGAAGGTAAGACCGAAGGCCGCGCACGCGTGTATGGGGTGGCTATCGATCGGTTTCCTGACTACTTTCTTACAGGGGTTGGTGCAGGCAATTTCTACTCGCATTGGGGGCAACGAACCGAACTCGTCAGTGACAGTGGTCGTGTGAGCGGGGTGCACAACTGTTTCATGCAGGTCACGATCTACTGGGGCATCTTGGGAGTGACGGCGTTCATTTTGGTCTTCTGGCAGGCTTATCGCTGCTTGCCCCGCCATTCCAATCGAGAAGCGGCTGCCTTGGCCCTCGTTGGGATCGGCGTCTCCATCATGCTGTTTTCCATGGTGAGCCATAACATTTATGCAAAGGAATTTACGCTGGCCTTCGGATTGCTGGTCGGCGCTCATACCTGGATATGGCCGCAAGGCATCGTCTACCCACTATCCGGCATGAGACAACAAACTTCTGGCTAGCGAACCTCATAAAGATCCGATTGCCTTTCCGTCGTTTGTAACGGGCAGGCGCGCATGGCACATTCGTCGTCTCCTTCCACGCCTGTCCGAGTCGCACACTCATTAAGCCGGTTTCATGCAACCTCGAATCCTTTACCTCATAGGTCAGCTACGGCTGGGCGGATACGAGCGGCAACTCTATTATCTGCTCCAGGCCATTGATCGTCAGCGGTACAGGCCTGCCGTGGCGGTGTGGAATGCCGCGCAGGGCACCGCTTTTGCGGAAAAAATCAAGGCCCTGGGGGTCCCCCTCTATACATTTTCGGAGCACCTTGCCGTCCACGAAAAAATGATGGCGCTGCGCCGGTTGGTGAAGGCACTCGCTCCGGAAGTCGTACATTCGTACAGCTTCTATACGAATTTTCCAGCCTGGTGGTGCACCCTCGGCACCGATATGATTTCCATCGGATCCATCCGAAACAATTTTCTGAGTGATCGCCAGCAAGCCGGCAATATCTTGGGACGCTTGAGCGCGCGCTGGCCATCGATTCAGATCTGTAACAGTCTTGCGGCCAAGCAAGCGGTCGCTGAGGCGGCGGGTCCGTTCAAACCTTCACGATTGAGTGTGGTGCCTAACGGACTGGATATTGAGAACTTCAAAGCGATATCAGATCTTCCTCGGAGACCGCAATTGCTTGCTATAGGCAGACTCTATCCCCAAAAACGTTGGGACCGGCTCGTGGCCGCCGTTGCCGAGGTTCACAACAGAGGGCTCTCTTTCCGTGTTTGCCATGCCGGTGAAGGGCCGTTGCGTCAGGCGTTGGAAGATCAAGCCAGGCGCTTGGGGGTTCATCACTTGATCGAATTTTTGGGCGTCCGGCAAGACATTCCGAACTTGTTGGCGCAGTCGACCTTCCTGGTCCACACGGCTGATGAAGAGGGATGCCCGAATGTCGTCATGGAAGCGATGGCCTGCGCCCGCGCCGTCGTCGCCACCGATGCAGGCCATTGTCCGGCCCTCGTAGAGCATGGAAAGACAGGATTTGTCGTCAAGAGGGGAGACGATCGCAATCTCGCAGACTGCATTGCGAGATTGGTCGAACATCCTGATTTGGCCATCAGCATGGGACAGGCCGGACGTGTGAAGATTGAACA
This is a stretch of genomic DNA from Nitrospira sp.. It encodes these proteins:
- a CDS encoding class I SAM-dependent methyltransferase, translating into MNAQDTTYVNNEAASRSGEQIDFSFGKNWLAYVSGLEERHIAAAQRSFVESTGLTSLAGYSFLDAGCGSGLSSLVASRLNAEKVVSFDIDPNSVACTEQLRSRFARDAGRWEVHTHSLLDRDLSLKIAPANIVCCWGVAHHTGGMWEAIDHVAGCVAEGGMLLLAIYNRTKHSGTWLTIKRIYNWAPAPIKRLLLLGFHAKTFTSLMLHGQNPLRFLDQYVKNRGMSYFRDVEDWLGGLPYEYASVDEVTAFLAPKGFNLVRVNHAASHGCNEFVFQKPRPQERR
- a CDS encoding glycosyltransferase family 4 protein, which gives rise to MQPRILYLIGQLRLGGYERQLYYLLQAIDRQRYRPAVAVWNAAQGTAFAEKIKALGVPLYTFSEHLAVHEKMMALRRLVKALAPEVVHSYSFYTNFPAWWCTLGTDMISIGSIRNNFLSDRQQAGNILGRLSARWPSIQICNSLAAKQAVAEAAGPFKPSRLSVVPNGLDIENFKAISDLPRRPQLLAIGRLYPQKRWDRLVAAVAEVHNRGLSFRVCHAGEGPLRQALEDQARRLGVHHLIEFLGVRQDIPNLLAQSTFLVHTADEEGCPNVVMEAMACARAVVATDAGHCPALVEHGKTGFVVKRGDDRNLADCIARLVEHPDLAISMGQAGRVKIEQEFGLNQLVDRTVRTYAEAGWKG
- a CDS encoding O-antigen ligase family protein yields the protein MTATIQPVVWRNAGIGVPTTGLEKCLILLTIVALPTENHFLFIPGFSLQFILFGVIAAYVGLNRFPELLRTVGHPALIAAYLFLIVGFLLEWTHDYASYHELTRVIQMVIGAILLASLCRDLPALRMACYGYLAAGLWLSILLFLTSYGTLNAATASDFQQASQLRAMAFEDNPLQANLNNMAFGAAQAAVVALSWGLVTRSIIPRGFFIAAGVLCMIGAFLPLSRSGVVIAIASCATVMYAFGLRHGKGILIAILLLGAVLMWVPQAVWSRMSFTFEQHEGKTEGRARVYGVAIDRFPDYFLTGVGAGNFYSHWGQRTELVSDSGRVSGVHNCFMQVTIYWGILGVTAFILVFWQAYRCLPRHSNREAAALALVGIGVSIMLFSMVSHNIYAKEFTLAFGLLVGAHTWIWPQGIVYPLSGMRQQTSG
- a CDS encoding NAD-dependent epimerase/dehydratase family protein; translated protein: MKIVVTGSSGLIGSEVVGYFDALGWAVHGVDNNMRAEFFGPGGDTRWNQTRLETQCRNFRHHELDIRDRAGVLSFIDELRPDAIVHAAAQPSHDLAASRPFDDFDVNAVGTLNLLEAVRRYAPSAVFVYMSTNKVYGDAPNGLPLVELLSRWEYAEAGDRGGIREDMRIDQSKHSLFGASKVAADVMVQEYGRYFGLSSCCLRGGCLTGPNHSGVELHGFLSYLVKVNLTGSLYRIYGYKGKQVRDNIHSYDVTRFIHHFIEKPRCGEVYNLGGGRNNSCSILEAFEMVEQITGKSMTYEYIDRNREGDHICYISDLSKIQTHYPSWALTMKLPTILEEICSSWEQRLDTGLSVPLLSER